One window of Acidobacteriota bacterium genomic DNA carries:
- a CDS encoding type II secretion system F family protein, whose amino-acid sequence MTAYVFRVGTPEGEVVERKIEAPSLERAQTLLRGEGFHVFEGRRASLLPQVRFGKVISTEKFLLFNQELLALVRAGLPIVQSLDLLLERQSEPRFQEVLREIRDEVRSGVALSDAFAARGNIFPPIYSNSIRAGERSGDLTGVLKRFLAYQKLIVSIRKRVTGALVYPAVLISLSVIMIFIMLTRVIPNFTSFFEGMEAQLPAFTKLVIAVSFFMRDNTFLILAGLIAAWWLFRRWTATDRGRIMFDHFKLKIPFMGSLLRSFSVMQFSEALGTLLSGGIPMVPALETAADSVSNRYAATKIGGIVQNVREGAPVWHSLESTGVMTNVAIEMIKVGESTGALVEMLENVGEFYDEEIESRLSRMMALFEPLILVVLGLFIAALLIAFYLPLFEVMKVQRV is encoded by the coding sequence ATGACTGCGTACGTGTTCAGAGTGGGAACGCCCGAGGGGGAGGTCGTGGAGCGGAAGATCGAGGCGCCGAGCCTCGAGCGTGCCCAGACCCTGCTCCGCGGCGAGGGATTTCACGTCTTCGAGGGACGAAGGGCGAGCCTTCTTCCCCAGGTTCGATTCGGCAAGGTCATCTCCACCGAGAAGTTCCTCCTGTTCAACCAGGAGCTGCTCGCCCTGGTCCGGGCGGGGCTTCCGATCGTACAGTCGCTCGACCTGCTGCTCGAGCGGCAGTCCGAGCCGAGATTCCAGGAGGTCCTGCGGGAAATCCGCGACGAGGTCCGGTCGGGGGTCGCGCTGTCGGACGCATTTGCCGCCCGTGGGAACATCTTCCCCCCGATTTACTCGAACTCGATCCGGGCCGGTGAACGGTCGGGAGACCTGACGGGAGTTCTCAAGCGGTTCCTCGCCTATCAGAAGCTGATCGTATCGATCCGGAAGCGTGTAACCGGCGCGCTCGTCTACCCTGCCGTCCTCATCTCGCTGTCGGTCATCATGATCTTCATCATGCTGACGCGCGTGATCCCGAATTTCACGAGCTTTTTCGAGGGGATGGAGGCCCAGCTTCCGGCGTTCACGAAGCTCGTGATCGCGGTCTCCTTCTTCATGCGCGACAACACCTTCTTAATCCTCGCAGGCCTCATCGCCGCGTGGTGGCTCTTCAGGAGGTGGACTGCGACCGACCGCGGCCGGATCATGTTCGACCACTTCAAACTGAAGATCCCCTTCATGGGGTCGCTTCTCCGGAGCTTTTCGGTGATGCAGTTTTCGGAGGCGCTCGGGACGCTCCTTTCCGGAGGCATCCCGATGGTCCCGGCGCTCGAGACCGCCGCGGACTCGGTCTCCAACCGGTACGCTGCGACGAAAATCGGCGGGATCGTTCAGAATGTACGGGAGGGAGCGCCGGTGTGGCACTCGCTCGAATCGACCGGGGTCATGACCAACGTCGCGATCGAGATGATCAAGGTCGGCGAGTCGACCGGCGCCCTCGTCGAAATGCTGGAGAACGTGGGGGAGTTTTACGATGAGGAGATCGAGAGCAGACTGTCCCGCATGATGGCCCTGTTCGAGCCCCTGATCCTGGTCGTTCTCGGGCTGTTCATCGCAGCCCTTCTCATCGCTTTCTATCTCCCTCTGTTCGAGGTCATGAAGGTGCAACGTGTCTGA
- a CDS encoding insulinase family protein: MALALAADTLQRHVLPSGLTVILEPLPFVRSVALGYSFRLGSVNEPEGLYGATHFLEHLLFKGTPSRSLQQIAREIDELGGEVDAYTGKEYTTFHAHVLDEQTPEALELLTDLVRNPSFTDEDLRMERSVILEEIRMVEDTPDDLIHEIFAEDFWPAHGLGRPILGPPELVRTLTREAIEGHFRRSFTPANTIFCASGNIQPEYLLERLSMLSAAEPAGHLAPQVNPETRQFVRIVEKPDLEQVHLVIGMPGYRQTDDERYAAALFSTILGGGMSSRLFQNVREREGLVYTISSYHTAHAESGFEAIYAACSTENVRRVIELTMAELRSVRNDGVSEAELAAAKRYVKGSILLSLESTVSRMSAILRQEHYFHRQYTPEEIIDRINAVEMDDVRAVARKIVDPEKVAIALLGPLKSGSIGIEDLRGNIEVYS; this comes from the coding sequence ATGGCCCTCGCTCTCGCCGCGGACACGCTACAACGTCACGTTCTCCCCTCGGGCCTGACCGTCATTCTCGAGCCGCTGCCCTTCGTCCGATCGGTCGCGCTCGGTTACTCGTTCCGCCTCGGATCGGTGAACGAGCCGGAGGGGCTGTACGGCGCGACGCACTTTCTCGAACACCTCCTCTTCAAGGGAACGCCCAGCCGATCCCTCCAGCAGATCGCCCGGGAGATCGACGAGCTCGGCGGCGAAGTCGACGCCTACACCGGAAAGGAGTACACCACCTTTCATGCTCACGTCCTGGATGAGCAGACACCGGAGGCGCTGGAGCTGCTGACCGATCTGGTCCGCAATCCCTCCTTCACCGACGAGGATCTGCGGATGGAGCGAAGCGTGATTCTCGAGGAGATCCGGATGGTGGAAGACACTCCGGACGATCTGATTCACGAGATCTTCGCGGAGGACTTCTGGCCGGCTCACGGTCTCGGGCGGCCGATACTCGGTCCGCCGGAACTGGTTCGGACGCTCACGCGCGAAGCGATCGAAGGCCACTTCCGCCGCTCGTTCACGCCGGCGAACACGATCTTCTGCGCCTCGGGCAACATCCAGCCCGAGTACCTGCTCGAGCGGCTCTCGATGCTGTCTGCGGCCGAGCCTGCTGGTCATCTCGCTCCGCAGGTGAATCCGGAGACCCGACAGTTCGTTCGCATTGTCGAAAAGCCGGATCTCGAGCAGGTGCACCTCGTCATCGGCATGCCTGGTTACCGCCAGACCGACGATGAGCGCTACGCGGCGGCGCTCTTCTCGACGATCCTCGGTGGGGGGATGTCGTCCCGGCTCTTCCAGAATGTCCGGGAGAGGGAGGGGCTCGTCTACACGATCTCGTCTTACCACACCGCCCACGCCGAGAGCGGCTTCGAAGCGATTTACGCGGCCTGCTCGACCGAGAACGTTCGCCGCGTGATCGAGCTGACCATGGCGGAGCTCCGTTCGGTTCGCAATGACGGTGTGTCCGAAGCGGAGCTGGCTGCTGCCAAGCGCTACGTCAAAGGGTCGATTCTTCTCTCACTCGAATCGACCGTGAGCCGCATGTCCGCGATTCTCCGGCAGGAACACTATTTCCATCGCCAGTACACGCCCGAGGAGATCATCGATCGGATCAACGCCGTCGAGATGGACGACGTGCGCGCCGTCGCCCGCAAGATCGTCGACCCTGAAAAAGTCGCAATCGCGCTTCTCGGTCCGCTGAAATCCGGATCGATCGGAATCGAGGATCTCAGAGGCAATATCGAGGTCTATTCGTAA
- a CDS encoding cache domain-containing protein: protein MARSIVLPVVILLMVVASAAPANEKAGTREEAIAIVEKGAALLRDAGPARLIEAVNAGEDGFRDRDLYLFVLGPDQKIVAHAFDKGRIGLAASELYDGDGQPYGKLFLKLANEKGQWVDYRIHNPMSGRVAKKSTFVKRVGDYILGCGYYE, encoded by the coding sequence ATGGCCCGATCGATCGTTTTGCCCGTTGTGATTCTGCTCATGGTCGTCGCCAGCGCCGCGCCTGCGAATGAGAAAGCCGGGACGCGTGAGGAAGCGATTGCGATCGTCGAGAAGGGTGCCGCCCTTCTGCGCGATGCCGGACCGGCGCGACTGATCGAGGCGGTCAACGCCGGCGAGGATGGCTTTCGCGACCGTGATCTCTACCTCTTCGTCCTCGGTCCCGACCAGAAGATCGTTGCCCACGCGTTCGACAAGGGGAGGATCGGTTTGGCCGCCAGCGAACTGTATGACGGCGATGGTCAGCCCTATGGAAAGCTGTTTCTCAAGCTGGCGAACGAGAAGGGACAGTGGGTCGATTATCGAATCCACAATCCGATGAGCGGCAGAGTGGCGAAGAAGTCCACCTTCGTCAAGAGAGTGGGGGACTACATCCTGGGCTGCGGCTATTACGAATAG
- a CDS encoding type II secretion system GspH family protein, with product MRKRTHGEEGFTIAEMITVVAIIGVLASLALPVAKFTLQRQKEVELRDRLRTITRAIDRYHELRVNQMINEIEVHGADGWPKELEVLVEPIELKDGTSVKLLRERDLIDPMTGKAEWTTRSTTDERDSNFTDGNNVFDVHSTSERTALDGRTKYSEW from the coding sequence ATGCGGAAGCGGACGCACGGCGAGGAAGGATTCACGATTGCCGAGATGATCACCGTCGTGGCGATCATCGGGGTCCTCGCGTCGCTTGCGCTTCCCGTCGCCAAGTTCACGCTCCAGCGCCAGAAGGAAGTCGAGCTGCGGGACCGGCTGCGGACGATCACGAGGGCAATCGATCGCTACCATGAGCTGCGTGTGAATCAGATGATCAACGAGATCGAGGTCCACGGCGCAGACGGCTGGCCGAAAGAGCTGGAAGTCCTCGTCGAGCCGATCGAGCTCAAGGACGGAACCTCGGTCAAACTCCTCCGCGAGAGAGATCTCATCGACCCGATGACCGGCAAGGCGGAGTGGACGACCCGATCGACTACCGATGAACGCGATTCCAATTTCACCGACGGCAACAACGTCTTCGACGTCCACTCGACCTCGGAGCGCACCGCACTCGACGGCCGTACCAAATACAGTGAATGGTGA
- a CDS encoding thrombospondin type 3 repeat-containing protein, translating to MDWKNWKTWSLFVAIILALVAIYAFANPTGLLQEPEIAERPRIERTDDIGELVAASPASGQSRVDLDRLTREPSSFHSDRNLFDFVRPPAPPPPKPVVERPPEPPPPPPDRDGDGIADAVDNCPDLPNPDQRDIDRDGIGTACETEKEIPPPPPLPKFDFKYLGRFGTEPNQIAVFSRGGEIVNVLEGQTFGEKFILRRIGLESVDIGYKGYAPDRTTRVKIGE from the coding sequence ATGGACTGGAAGAACTGGAAGACCTGGAGCCTGTTCGTCGCCATCATCCTGGCGCTGGTGGCGATCTACGCGTTCGCCAACCCGACGGGCCTGCTTCAGGAACCGGAAATCGCCGAGCGTCCGAGGATCGAGCGGACGGACGACATCGGGGAGCTCGTCGCGGCCAGCCCAGCCTCGGGTCAGAGCCGCGTCGACCTCGATCGCCTCACGCGGGAGCCTTCGTCGTTTCACAGCGACCGGAACCTCTTCGACTTCGTCCGGCCCCCCGCCCCTCCCCCACCGAAACCGGTCGTCGAACGGCCCCCCGAGCCCCCACCTCCTCCGCCGGACCGGGATGGGGACGGGATCGCGGACGCCGTCGACAACTGCCCCGACCTTCCCAATCCGGACCAGAGGGACATCGATCGGGACGGGATCGGGACGGCGTGTGAGACGGAAAAGGAGATCCCACCTCCCCCGCCGCTGCCGAAATTCGACTTCAAGTATCTCGGAAGATTCGGCACCGAGCCCAACCAGATTGCCGTCTTTTCACGCGGAGGTGAGATCGTGAACGTTCTCGAGGGTCAGACCTTCGGAGAGAAGTTCATCCTGAGAAGGATAGGGCTCGAATCGGTCGACATCGGCTACAAAGGATATGCTCCCGATCGTACGACGAGAGTGAAAATCGGCGAATGA
- a CDS encoding GspE/PulE family protein, with the protein MINHEDVLAEAARSRELASEYGFDFVDLDHFHIDHDLFKEVPLDLMIRYQFIPERRENGQISVVVGDPTDVLRLDEIEAHLGSPIRVKVASPSAIREKLQKSESTQRVLDEATEGFRMQLLTEDEEGETLTIDTITKEDSSPIIRLVDSIIFNAIQRRASDIHIETRDNELVVKYRIDGVLYQALEPIDKKHHSTIISRIKVMSELDIAEKRVPQDGRFKLRINTRTIDFRVSVMPTVHGEDSVIRILDKESMNKEFKNLRLDILGFDEGMLHKFRKFIKEPYGMVLVTGPTGSGKTTTLYASLSEIQSPDDKIITIEDPVEYQLRGITQIPVNEKKGLTFARGLRAILRHDPDKIMVGEIRDEETAQIAVQSALTGHLVFTTVHANNVVDVLGRFLNMKVELYNFVSALNCVLAQRLVRRICDDCREPVKAHPKELEESALNVSEYADYTFYEGRGCLECNGTGYHGRLAIAELLDLSDRIRGLILEKRPASEIKKAAADEGMVFLRETAVQKVLEGVTTLREVNKVTFVD; encoded by the coding sequence ATGATCAATCACGAAGACGTCCTCGCGGAGGCCGCGCGATCGCGCGAGCTCGCCTCGGAGTACGGATTCGACTTCGTCGATCTGGATCATTTCCACATCGATCATGACCTCTTCAAGGAGGTCCCGCTCGATCTGATGATCCGCTACCAGTTCATCCCCGAGCGGCGCGAGAATGGCCAGATCTCGGTCGTCGTGGGCGATCCGACCGACGTCCTCCGGCTCGACGAGATCGAGGCTCATCTCGGCTCACCGATTCGAGTCAAGGTCGCATCCCCCTCCGCCATCCGCGAGAAGCTCCAGAAGTCGGAATCGACCCAGCGTGTGCTGGACGAGGCCACCGAGGGTTTCCGGATGCAGCTGCTCACCGAGGACGAAGAGGGCGAGACGCTCACGATCGACACGATCACGAAGGAGGATTCGTCTCCGATCATCCGGCTGGTCGACTCGATCATCTTCAACGCCATTCAGCGGCGAGCCTCCGACATCCACATCGAGACGCGCGACAACGAGCTGGTGGTTAAGTACCGGATCGACGGCGTTCTCTATCAGGCGCTCGAACCGATCGACAAGAAGCACCACTCCACGATCATCTCGCGCATCAAGGTCATGTCCGAGCTCGACATCGCGGAAAAGAGAGTCCCTCAGGACGGGCGGTTCAAGCTCCGGATCAACACCCGCACGATCGATTTCCGTGTGTCGGTCATGCCCACCGTTCACGGGGAGGATTCGGTCATTCGTATTCTCGACAAGGAGTCGATGAACAAGGAGTTCAAGAACCTTCGCCTCGACATCCTCGGGTTCGATGAGGGGATGCTTCACAAGTTCAGGAAATTCATCAAGGAGCCGTACGGAATGGTGCTGGTCACCGGTCCGACCGGATCGGGGAAGACGACGACGCTCTACGCCTCGCTCTCCGAGATCCAGTCCCCCGACGACAAGATCATCACGATCGAGGACCCGGTCGAGTACCAGCTCCGCGGGATCACACAGATCCCGGTCAACGAGAAGAAGGGGCTGACTTTCGCCCGGGGCCTCCGCGCAATTCTCAGACACGATCCCGACAAGATCATGGTCGGTGAGATTCGTGACGAGGAGACGGCTCAGATCGCAGTCCAGTCCGCCCTCACCGGTCACCTGGTATTCACCACCGTTCACGCGAACAACGTGGTCGACGTCCTCGGACGCTTTCTCAACATGAAGGTCGAGCTCTACAACTTCGTCTCGGCGCTCAACTGCGTTCTCGCCCAGCGGCTCGTCAGACGAATCTGCGACGACTGCAGAGAACCGGTCAAGGCGCATCCGAAGGAGCTGGAGGAGTCCGCTCTGAACGTGAGCGAATACGCCGACTACACCTTCTACGAAGGGAGGGGATGTCTCGAGTGCAACGGCACCGGTTATCACGGTCGGCTTGCGATCGCAGAGCTTCTCGACCTCTCCGATCGGATCAGAGGACTGATCCTGGAGAAGCGCCCGGCATCGGAGATCAAGAAAGCCGCGGCCGATGAAGGAATGGTGTTTCTCAGGGAGACCGCCGTCCAGAAGGTGCTCGAAGGAGTCACGACGCTGCGCGAGGTCAACAAGGTCACGTTCGTCGACTGA
- a CDS encoding type II secretion system GspH family protein: MSLGAPRPRDGERGFTLAAVLVILSILMVFVAYTVPQQWSLIMQREREYQTIFVMEQYAAAISEFNKRNGGLPTSLDQLEEFNNPRVLRQRWPNPLSGEEDWILVPPGTQPGGAPQPDEGQPGQPLETTNPGLSGSSEHTGPFVGVRPPQSGESIVEYDGASSYEDWLITTETIAARNLPQGQNPQPNPNPNP, from the coding sequence GTGAGCCTCGGCGCACCCAGACCCCGCGACGGAGAACGTGGCTTCACGCTCGCGGCGGTTCTCGTGATCCTGTCGATTCTGATGGTCTTCGTCGCGTACACCGTCCCGCAGCAGTGGTCGCTGATCATGCAGCGGGAAAGGGAGTACCAGACGATTTTCGTGATGGAGCAGTACGCTGCCGCGATCAGCGAATTCAACAAGAGAAACGGCGGGCTTCCGACTTCGCTCGATCAGCTCGAGGAATTCAACAATCCGCGAGTCCTCAGACAGCGCTGGCCAAATCCGCTGTCGGGAGAGGAGGACTGGATTCTCGTCCCGCCCGGTACCCAGCCAGGAGGAGCCCCTCAGCCTGATGAAGGGCAGCCAGGCCAGCCGCTCGAGACCACCAATCCCGGACTTTCCGGTTCGTCGGAGCACACCGGACCATTCGTCGGCGTCCGCCCCCCTCAGAGCGGCGAAAGCATTGTCGAATACGACGGAGCGAGCAGCTACGAAGACTGGCTGATCACGACCGAGACGATCGCCGCACGGAATCTGCCGCAGGGTCAGAATCCTCAACCCAACCCGAATCCGAATCCGTAG
- a CDS encoding TonB-dependent receptor, which produces MSLVLALVVGGTALAQQTGRIEGTITRDDGSGLPGVIVVVDGTNAATLTDSNGRFSLTAPVGTHTVLLTGGQNVEVVEGVTVREGQTVRIDREVVWDLSFAETITVYSASREPVRIVEAPAAVTVVAQEDIQLAAPTGQLPSLLEDAPGVDYAQSGLYDINFNARGFNSSLNRRILTLIDGRDPSVPFLGAQEWAAVSFPIDLMASVEFVRGPGSALYGANAYNGVLNMVTARPGDNPGGKFTLTGGDLSTVRADLHHAGSFTDSTHYRIVGGYMQSDDFTRSRNVSVEYAQCPPGTPTGTPNCLPREAVPLVLTENEIMFTGLRLDQDFSGNLLTLEGGYASLEGPTFQTGIGRVQTTDVARPWVRGNFSTDNMNALVYWDGRNADNQVALASNARLYEDSSNLHGELQGNVGLFDGRARLIGGVSYTQEEVDTANPQGFHTLMAEAKDEDMQAVFAQMNLDVTDSLRLVVAGRYDDSSLHDSQFSPKASLVYSVTPDHAVRLTYNEAFQVPNYSEFFLRAPAAAPINLSALEAAFGLPANTLGFASIPILALGNDDLIVEEITSYEAGYAGIFGSKLFLTLDYYQNRQDNFVTDLLPGVNPDFAPYAPPGFLPPALQAALLGALQANLPARVFAGFTNLPDGSPAVVFSYTNAGKVETEGFEVAANFYLTNQWVLDANFSWFDYEVVEAAPDLLFPNAAERKINVGLSYRGIRWDGSLSYRWVGGNPGDVGALGSVFDTSDDAFIWATGVFIGVVPSFDVISLAGSYHVNDAFTIGANIHNLADSDHYESFGGDRLGRRALGYASYRW; this is translated from the coding sequence ATGTCGTTGGTACTGGCACTGGTGGTGGGAGGTACTGCACTCGCACAGCAGACCGGACGCATCGAGGGGACGATCACCAGGGACGACGGAAGTGGGCTCCCGGGTGTGATCGTGGTGGTCGACGGTACGAACGCGGCCACTCTGACCGATTCGAACGGGAGGTTCTCTCTCACGGCGCCGGTCGGGACCCATACGGTGCTTCTCACGGGCGGCCAGAACGTCGAGGTCGTCGAGGGCGTCACGGTGAGGGAGGGACAGACAGTCCGGATCGATCGGGAGGTCGTATGGGATCTGTCGTTCGCGGAGACGATCACGGTCTACTCCGCTTCGCGTGAGCCGGTGCGAATCGTCGAGGCGCCGGCGGCCGTGACAGTCGTGGCGCAGGAAGACATTCAGCTCGCGGCTCCCACAGGGCAGCTCCCGAGCCTGCTCGAGGACGCCCCGGGCGTGGATTACGCGCAAAGCGGCCTCTACGACATCAACTTCAACGCGCGTGGCTTCAACAGCTCGCTCAACAGACGAATCCTCACACTGATCGACGGCCGCGATCCCTCTGTGCCGTTCCTCGGTGCCCAGGAATGGGCAGCGGTCTCCTTTCCAATCGATCTGATGGCCTCGGTCGAATTCGTCAGAGGTCCCGGATCGGCGCTTTACGGCGCAAATGCCTACAACGGCGTGCTCAACATGGTAACGGCCCGTCCCGGAGACAACCCGGGAGGAAAGTTCACGCTCACGGGCGGCGACCTCAGCACGGTTCGAGCCGACCTCCATCACGCGGGTTCGTTTACGGACTCGACCCATTATCGAATCGTCGGCGGCTACATGCAGAGTGATGACTTCACCCGTTCGCGGAACGTCTCGGTCGAGTACGCTCAGTGTCCGCCTGGAACGCCCACCGGAACTCCGAACTGTCTCCCGAGAGAGGCCGTGCCGCTGGTGCTCACCGAGAACGAGATCATGTTCACGGGGCTTCGGCTCGACCAGGACTTCAGCGGAAACCTTCTGACGCTCGAGGGAGGGTATGCCTCGCTCGAAGGGCCCACGTTCCAGACTGGTATCGGCCGCGTCCAGACGACCGACGTCGCCCGACCCTGGGTTCGCGGTAATTTTTCGACTGACAACATGAACGCGCTGGTCTACTGGGATGGCCGAAACGCGGACAACCAGGTGGCACTCGCATCGAATGCACGACTGTACGAGGATTCGTCGAACCTTCATGGAGAGCTTCAGGGCAACGTTGGTCTGTTCGACGGGCGCGCCCGGCTGATCGGCGGTGTCTCCTACACACAGGAGGAAGTCGATACCGCGAATCCACAGGGATTCCACACGCTGATGGCCGAGGCGAAGGACGAAGACATGCAGGCAGTCTTCGCACAGATGAATCTCGACGTTACCGACAGCCTCAGGCTCGTCGTGGCCGGGCGGTACGACGACAGCTCTCTTCACGATTCGCAGTTCTCACCGAAAGCGTCTCTGGTCTACTCTGTCACTCCCGATCACGCCGTCCGTCTCACATACAACGAAGCGTTCCAGGTGCCGAACTACTCGGAGTTCTTCCTTCGAGCTCCCGCCGCGGCGCCGATCAATCTTTCTGCGCTCGAGGCTGCCTTCGGACTTCCCGCCAACACGCTCGGATTCGCGTCGATCCCGATCCTCGCTCTCGGCAACGACGACCTGATCGTCGAAGAGATCACGAGCTACGAGGCGGGATATGCGGGGATTTTCGGCAGCAAACTCTTTCTCACGCTCGACTACTACCAGAATCGTCAGGACAACTTCGTCACGGATCTTCTCCCCGGAGTGAACCCGGACTTCGCACCATACGCGCCGCCCGGCTTCCTGCCGCCGGCGCTGCAGGCGGCCCTGCTCGGCGCTCTTCAGGCGAATCTCCCGGCGAGAGTCTTCGCGGGCTTCACCAATCTCCCGGACGGTTCGCCCGCCGTCGTGTTCTCTTACACGAACGCCGGCAAAGTCGAGACCGAGGGATTCGAAGTTGCAGCGAATTTCTATCTGACCAATCAGTGGGTTCTCGATGCGAACTTTTCCTGGTTCGACTATGAAGTCGTCGAGGCGGCGCCCGATCTGCTCTTCCCGAATGCGGCGGAGAGAAAGATCAACGTCGGGCTTTCCTACCGCGGGATCCGATGGGACGGATCGCTTTCCTATCGATGGGTCGGTGGTAATCCGGGTGACGTCGGAGCGTTGGGGAGCGTTTTCGACACATCGGACGACGCTTTCATCTGGGCAACCGGCGTTTTCATTGGCGTGGTTCCCTCTTTCGACGTCATTTCTCTGGCCGGCAGCTACCACGTGAACGATGCGTTCACGATTGGCGCAAACATTCACAATCTCGCCGACAGCGACCATTACGAGTCGTTCGGCGGTGACCGGCTCGGACGCCGCGCGCTCGGCTACGCCTCGTACCGCTGGTGA
- a CDS encoding type II secretion system GspH family protein, with translation MTELIQHRKSGQRGFTLIELLIVVSIIGLLAGMAMVSVKNHQRRAREVVLQANLKDIRKAINDYYADKQRYPGSIQDLAPDYLQRIPSDPITESNTTWVEVFDEPSFDSSDPFSDDFSDPFASAGPGVVDVRSGAEGETLPPDSIPYGDL, from the coding sequence GTGACTGAATTGATCCAGCATCGAAAATCGGGACAGCGCGGATTCACTCTGATCGAGCTTCTGATCGTCGTATCGATCATCGGCCTCCTCGCGGGCATGGCGATGGTCAGCGTCAAGAACCACCAGCGTCGCGCGCGCGAAGTCGTGCTGCAGGCGAACCTCAAAGACATCCGGAAGGCGATCAACGATTATTACGCCGACAAACAGCGCTATCCTGGATCGATCCAGGATCTCGCACCCGATTATCTGCAGCGCATTCCGTCCGATCCGATCACGGAGTCGAACACGACCTGGGTCGAGGTTTTCGACGAGCCGTCGTTCGATTCCTCCGATCCTTTCAGCGACGACTTCTCCGATCCATTCGCCTCGGCCGGGCCAGGAGTCGTCGACGTTCGAAGCGGCGCCGAGGGAGAGACGCTGCCGCCCGACTCGATTCCATACGGAGATCTGTGA